The window CGTCAAACACGGTTTAGAGACCCAAGAAGGATATAGCTCACTGGATCAAATAATTaggttaatttgaattaattatctttaattaaaataataatgttttaattttttcaaaaaaatatttcaagtaaACCTAATTGTATTTGGATCAGGTTTAATCACGTCACTAAAAATTTAACAAAGTCAATCGAGTTTTATtatgtcaatattttttctaagttaAAACTTTGAAGGCGTTTATTTGTCTGGAAAGTGATTCTCTAGAAATCATTTTTCACACTTTCatatgtttgtttattattagaaaatttggtcaataaaaaacacttttcagtcaaagaaaaatttaacttgatttccagaaaagtgttttccttttattttgagcggaaaacatttttcagaagttgtgaaaaaattagaaatatcatattatttattgattgtattaaatttgatcctcaaacttttgattgatatatatttagtttgaattttttttttaatttcattttttaaaattagatttaatttgatttttatattaactttggtcttcatttttataattgttatttgcttttctcttattatttttttaattaaattttttttatctatcaaatttggtcttcattcttttgattgttacttattttatttgaaataatttatgaaattataattataattattttaattttatcatctttcaatttttttatttattagatttgatctccattattttaattattatttatttatttttagataattatgaaattagattttttttcaatttcattctcattcaactttttaatttgtaagattttttttcaatttcattctcaccACAAAAGGAGATTTCTGACAGTCAAACTTATAGTTGTGATTGCAAATATGTGATTGCCATCGATGAAAAAATTGCCAGAAAGAACATCACATGGTAGTTTGCATTCTGCAATGGCAACTAACATGTTCTTCTTCCTACAGTTGGAAGGCACGCCAAGTTTGAAAGTCTTTCATGCCAACGTTGAAATGTGGCCAGATGAAATGTCAGATTTGGCTTCATATCAGTCAAGTTGAATATGGTTAGTCTCATGCCAATGAACAAGTTACCATGCAAATGTTAAATCCGGTCAGGTAGTTAACCCGGAAAACCCCAGACACATCCAAGTTATTAGTTAAACTAGATAAAATGTTGACCTAATAAAACCCAATTAACCCCGAGCTTTTAATGACCACGTTAACTTGGGTAAACCTACTCCAAACCTCAGCCAAGTGAacaccaagaaaaaataaaataaaataacattgtttttttttttttaaattaacccaAGCTGGCTTGGTGACATTCGagttgatccaataactcaatGAACCTTATTTTTTGGATCCATTATGATAACTATGATTGTAGAAGCAAAAGCTATGCATAACGTCCCATGGAATACATAACTGAAGTCATCAAACTACCCTAAAGCAAACAAATCAGAAAATTTGTTCATGAGTGGCATGCCATCAGCTTCAAAAAAGTAGTTCACAAAATGTGCAAAAGCCAAGGTTTCAAGACGTAAAGtaaaactaaaattgaattcCTCATCGCTGTAAATTGGATCTAGGATGGGGGATGAGGACATTCCCATTGAAACCCCCTGACTGCAACTTACTTTCCAccatttatttgaatttttgaagaaCGAGAAATGATAGGGAGAATATAAATTTGCATTTCAAACAATACAAGTAATAAATTACACAACTTAATTGGTCTCTTTGTAGAAAAATATTCCGGGATTAAATTATTTCTCTCAAATTGGAACTTCCTCATTCCAAGGATACGTCATGTAGGACAGCTAAAATCACAGTTACTCTCTAACTAAAGAGTATTTATTCGTCTGGATTTGAGCTTCCTATCTAGAAATTGAACTAGGTCTTGTAAAATCCTCCCATTTTCTTGGAATTAAATACGCAACACTATCTACAAAGAATTTCAAGCGTATTACCATAGATGAATCAACGTCAGGTACTTTTTAGTCTCCCCCTTGTGAGAAAGAGATACCTTCTAATTGCAAGTATAAGAACCCAAGTTGTTGCAGCTATTTTCTCCTTGATCATCAAAAGCAATGCTGAGCTTAGCACAGTCTTCAAGATCTGTGCGTGCAATCCTTTGAAAAAGCCAAAAATTCCCTCTCTTTCCCATATAGCACATATGACAGCAGAAATTGTCTTTTTGGACTTTCGCTGAGCTTTCTTAGTTTCATCGTCATCTGTGTCGGCAGCTTGAATCACTACCTTGCACCTGTGTATCGAGAATATAAATCTCAGTTAGTTCTATATCTCAAGCATTTAAAACTAAAGTTTAAGGTGATAACTGTGCACCTGATTGCAGGATATGTCAGAAAGGTGGCTATACTCTTTGAGAGAGCACCCAGAACAAAAGCTGAGAAGGCAGAAAGGGTTACCGCAGTCTTCTCTGCACCGTTCTTGTTTCTCATTAATAGTTTTTGTTTCAGCTGATCAAATACTGTATACTGCAATATATACAACTCTTGTCTCAGTGCAGTGGATTCTCTTAAGCAAAATGTGGTAACCTCCAAATGTAGATTTTGAAGCAATTTGCATTATAGTGAACCTACAAGGCCAGGTCAAGTACCTGAATTGCAGGGTTCGAGGTCAGCAAAAGAGAGATGCCGAGGCCATCAAATGCATCACTCCAGCTGCCCTCAGTCAATGTTTTCCATAGTCCTTTCGATTTGCCAAAGGCACTTGTCTGCATCCTTGAGGAGGCTGTATCCAGGGGCTACATGATAGtacgccaaaaaaaaaaaaaaatttgatattaaacCTTTAACATTCACTCATATTGAATGGAAGAAACTCTTACAATGACAATAGACAGAAAATCAGAATAATGAGAAATTTCAAGATAAGCTGCCATCATAACAATCAAACTGAGCAGTATGCCAAACTGAAATCCATAGTCTTATTACAAGCAAAAATCACATTTTGAAATACCAAATAAAGAGAATGAAGCAATAAGTCTAATATATCTCATGTTCTGAAAAGCTCCATGTTGTAAGATTTGAACAGTTCTTTTGATTGCATATCCAGTTATCCACAGTTCTCTGTATATCATGGCACTGATAGATGTAAAATCCATCTTTATGGTCACTCCCTCCCTTTCTCTCTCACATTTAGAAATTCATCTGTGCCCTTTCATATGCATAATTTGGGAAGAAAGAATAGTTATTGTATTATATTGTGTTCAAGAAATCATAGCATAACTTGCAGAATGGTGAGTATCGACTCACCTGAGTGATAACAGCAGTGCAAGCCCctgcagcagcagcaataaTCAAGTTTGCTTTTGTTCCGATCTTTTTAAAACCACTTTTCTCCATATATAGTCTTTTAAAGTAGCTATACCCATAGAAGTAGACAAACTGTGAAATGAAGGACTGCAGATTTTTCGTTCCTATGCCCTGGTATAATGAAAGAACTTGTCGGGTAGATATTGCTTCCCATAAAACATCAGTAAGCTTCCTGAATTAGCCATAAAAGCAACACCAAATAAAGTACAAGCTTTACAAAAGCAACTAACTTAAACATTCCCAAAGATCTAATAATCTGAAAAGCACTTGAGAGGCTGCAGAACTAACAAATGGTCCATAAAGTAAAAGGCCACGCAACCAGAAATGCACATAACATACCATCTGCCAATGCTACATTTCAATTGAAAAGGGCATaacagaaaatttaaaagaatttcaatACACATGCTTGATACTACATGCTCGATACTACATGCTCCTTAAAGAGATTGACCGGAACATGTCTCATTAAGACTTCACTCTGCTAATTATAAAATACATCAAGCAGGCACCTTTGAAGATATCACTAACATGACATGATAACCCACCCtctttaaacattaaaactaaattGATATTAAGaatcaacacacacacacacatacatgaaAAGGTGAAACCAATCTAGaggaaatgaaaatatttaCTTCATCCAAGAACACTCATCATGATCAGGAAACCAACAGATACAACATAAGTGGCCTAATAAAGACCAAGTAGTTCGTAGCACAAAAGCACAACATAAATTGTCAACTTCCAGCTACACTGATCAGGTAGCTGCAGAAGAATTAGCCAATGGCCATAAACTCATCTACTACATTAATAATAGATACCTCTCATTCAAAGCAGATGCTTTACAGAGCTAAAAGTTACCGACTTTCTATGGCCGCCACCACCTAACTACAGTCTACACATGTCACCAtccataaaattcaaaactttcaaCTACCACAGTCCATAAAATTCACAACCATcacagattttttaaaaataaaacaaaaccagTTGACCAATCACAAGATCACACAAAACACAGatcaagaaaccaaaaaaaaaaaaaacaagaaaattaagagATGGGTATTCTTAAAAACCTGTATTTTTGCTGTCCATGAGCACGAGCCTCAGCTTGATACTTAGTCTTACACGTATCAAGAGGGTATAAAATTGTTGTGCTTAGCAGTGAACCAATAGCACCTGATGTTGCCTCTGACACAGATTCAAGATCAACACCCATCTCTCTCAGTATCAAAActcttttaaaagattaaaattatataattatgggATTATCAGGATGatttatattgagtttataGAGAGGAAGACAGGGAAGAGACAACAGTTCGGTAGGTGGCTGGGCACGGGGGATtacaaaaaaggagagagatcaGAGTGAGAGGAActgatttttggatttttcttggagttgtgAGAACGTGACGTTTGTAGAAGTTATGGGCTAGTTAGtgtttaaactttattttcatccCTATAATTCATCAATGAAGCAATTTTGACCCTTTAAgcaatttttggatttttcaattaattttttaggattCTAAACTATCCC is drawn from Populus nigra chromosome 5, ddPopNigr1.1, whole genome shotgun sequence and contains these coding sequences:
- the LOC133693584 gene encoding peroxisomal adenine nucleotide carrier 1-like isoform X2, which encodes MKKLTDVLWEAISTRQVLSLYQGIGTKNLQSFISQFVYFYGYSYFKRLYMEKSGFKKIGTKANLIIAAAAGACTAVITQPLDTASSRMQTSAFGKSKGLWKTLTEGSWSDAFDGLGISLLLTSNPAIQYTVFDQLKQKLLMRNKNGAEKTAVTLSAFSAFVLGALSKSIATFLTYPAIRCKVVIQAADTDDDETKKAQRKSKKTISAVICAIWEREGIFGFFKGLHAQILKTVLSSALLLMIKEKIAATTWVLILAIRRYLFLTRGRLKST
- the LOC133693584 gene encoding peroxisomal adenine nucleotide carrier 1-like isoform X1; translation: MGVDLESVSEATSGAIGSLLSTTILYPLDTCKTKYQAEARAHGQQKYRKLTDVLWEAISTRQVLSLYQGIGTKNLQSFISQFVYFYGYSYFKRLYMEKSGFKKIGTKANLIIAAAAGACTAVITQPLDTASSRMQTSAFGKSKGLWKTLTEGSWSDAFDGLGISLLLTSNPAIQYTVFDQLKQKLLMRNKNGAEKTAVTLSAFSAFVLGALSKSIATFLTYPAIRCKVVIQAADTDDDETKKAQRKSKKTISAVICAIWEREGIFGFFKGLHAQILKTVLSSALLLMIKEKIAATTWVLILAIRRYLFLTRGRLKST